In Synechococcus sp. CB0101, a genomic segment contains:
- the ndhM gene encoding NAD(P)H-quinone oxidoreductase subunit M translates to MADTLLKSTTRHVRIFTARVENGQLVYDPNQLTLDLDPDNEFIWDSASQDAVQQRFRELVEAHAGHDLNDYNLRRIGSELEGQLRELLQAGALRYNPDCRVLNYSMGLPQAPQSA, encoded by the coding sequence ATGGCCGACACACTGCTGAAATCCACCACCCGCCATGTGCGGATCTTCACGGCCCGCGTGGAGAACGGCCAGCTGGTGTATGACCCCAACCAGCTCACCCTCGATCTGGACCCCGACAACGAATTCATCTGGGACAGCGCCAGCCAGGACGCCGTGCAGCAGCGCTTCCGCGAGCTGGTGGAAGCCCATGCCGGCCACGACCTGAACGACTACAACCTGCGCCGGATCGGCTCGGAACTGGAAGGCCAGCTCCGCGAACTGCTTCAGGCCGGCGCCCTCCGCTACAACCCTGACTGTCGGGTGCTGAATTACTCCATGGGCCTGCCTCAGGCTCCCCAGAGCGCATGA
- the tsaB gene encoding tRNA (adenosine(37)-N6)-threonylcarbamoyltransferase complex dimerization subunit type 1 TsaB, translating to MNGSPLLLALHSSSETLGVALQPLGQGDADAQVESFHLGRRLSNALLPCVEQVLPADQWPRIGRLAVATGPGGFTGTRLTVVLARTLAQQLQIPLHGFSSFLLIARRLLAAEANASAGEKLWLEQVLPRRGSVVGCYGLDPQALGGVAELEIPRLVRPEEPWSGDSPCAPAAVDAAADARQLLELAQLAHAAALPGPWAPVLPLYPTSPVEGL from the coding sequence ATGAATGGCTCGCCGTTGCTGCTGGCCCTGCACAGCTCGAGCGAAACCCTCGGGGTGGCGCTGCAGCCCCTGGGGCAGGGGGATGCTGACGCGCAGGTGGAGAGTTTTCACTTGGGCCGGCGCTTGTCGAATGCCTTGCTCCCTTGCGTGGAGCAGGTGTTGCCGGCTGATCAGTGGCCCCGCATCGGCCGCTTGGCTGTAGCGACTGGGCCAGGCGGCTTCACCGGCACCCGGCTCACGGTGGTGCTGGCGCGCACCCTGGCGCAGCAGCTGCAGATCCCGCTCCATGGCTTCAGCAGCTTTTTGTTGATCGCGCGTCGCTTGCTGGCGGCTGAAGCGAATGCCTCGGCTGGCGAGAAGCTGTGGCTGGAGCAGGTGCTGCCGCGTCGCGGCAGCGTGGTGGGTTGTTATGGCCTCGATCCACAAGCCCTTGGTGGGGTGGCGGAGCTGGAGATCCCTCGGCTGGTGCGCCCTGAGGAGCCCTGGAGTGGTGATTCCCCCTGTGCTCCCGCCGCGGTGGATGCAGCGGCCGACGCCCGTCAACTGCTGGAGCTGGCCCAGCTTGCTCACGCCGCTGCTCTGCCCGGCCCCTGGGCGCCAGTGCTGCCGCTCTATCCCACCAGCCCGGTGGAGGGGCTGTGA
- a CDS encoding Ycf34 family protein — MCICVDCRWVDQCQAYHAVERQHGVAHLTANPLFAPQEPRIHVQVLDLADGQVGVEWDVRGCSSFELDRGRWQRLRPDQVVPT, encoded by the coding sequence ATGTGCATCTGCGTGGATTGCCGCTGGGTCGATCAATGCCAGGCCTACCACGCGGTTGAGCGTCAACACGGTGTGGCTCATCTCACGGCCAATCCTCTGTTCGCTCCGCAGGAACCCAGAATTCACGTGCAGGTGCTCGACCTGGCGGATGGTCAGGTTGGCGTGGAGTGGGATGTGCGCGGTTGCAGCAGTTTTGAGCTCGATCGCGGCCGCTGGCAGCGGTTGCGCCCGGATCAGGTGGTGCCCACATGA
- a CDS encoding DUF3172 domain-containing protein — MTRSRSSRGYDDDRYGYPEDRRERPSRGRDPYDMPRRGGGSSGGPGGGSGGGGFQFNVASGAILAGVLVVGIGIGTGISSTTQGDQGNIASSQQLDMAVPDPEFCRQWGASAFVMDIELYTTMNPSTSFVTQPSLKPGCVIRRENWSVLQKEGAVTAEQMRQCKQRMNTFAYIGSVKDKPVVRCVYQTDISENKFLTKGVADDTVGITPEADQF, encoded by the coding sequence ATGACCCGATCCCGCAGCAGCCGCGGCTACGACGACGACCGTTACGGCTACCCGGAGGATCGACGCGAGCGCCCCAGCCGCGGACGCGATCCCTACGACATGCCCCGACGCGGAGGGGGATCTTCGGGCGGCCCAGGCGGTGGTTCCGGGGGCGGCGGTTTCCAGTTCAACGTAGCCAGCGGCGCGATTCTCGCGGGCGTGTTGGTGGTGGGGATCGGCATCGGCACCGGCATCTCCAGCACCACCCAGGGCGATCAGGGCAACATCGCCAGCTCCCAGCAGCTCGATATGGCGGTGCCTGACCCTGAGTTCTGCCGCCAGTGGGGGGCGAGCGCCTTCGTGATGGACATCGAGCTGTACACCACGATGAACCCCAGCACCAGCTTCGTGACCCAGCCTTCGCTCAAGCCCGGCTGCGTGATTCGACGGGAGAACTGGAGCGTGCTGCAGAAGGAAGGTGCGGTCACCGCCGAGCAGATGCGCCAGTGCAAGCAGCGCATGAACACCTTTGCCTACATCGGCTCGGTGAAAGACAAGCCCGTGGTGCGCTGCGTCTATCAGACCGACATCAGCGAGAACAAGTTCCTCACCAAGGGCGTGGCCGACGACACCGTGGGCATTACCCCCGAGGCGGATCAGTTCTGA
- a CDS encoding CCA tRNA nucleotidyltransferase codes for MPGAAADGAIVNPAGAAEQAWSRLQPERWPIPLAAFPHEAALVGGAVRDALLDRLGEAPDLDLVVEGDPLALCRQLGRRHGGSSVVLDAERSMARLVIGGWSIDLARRDGPSLEADLHRRDYTINAMALPLADRRQLVDPLDGLTHLQTMQLVAVAEANLLDDPLRLLRGLRLAGQLGFELEPTTAGWIGQHANAIAPVAGERVLAELEKLAAAPGGEPWLARCLELGLLAPWRHSAWSGDEVQRLMRCSTHAAQQLGWSEAELSSFLPLARLANVVDAEALERLRSSRKLQKQVQILRRWQEQLGGAEPAIRVTTQPQPERLQLHRDLEEILPALLLDWPTDVARTWLGRWRDESDRLFHPRPPIDGLSLQRELKIPPSPALGELLLYLMQEQAFGRLHNREEALELAQRWLTCAQRAGERAPRRD; via the coding sequence ATGCCCGGCGCCGCAGCGGATGGTGCCATTGTGAACCCTGCCGGGGCGGCTGAGCAGGCCTGGAGTCGGCTGCAACCGGAGCGCTGGCCAATCCCCCTGGCAGCCTTCCCCCACGAGGCTGCCCTGGTGGGCGGTGCCGTGCGCGATGCCCTGCTGGATCGCCTGGGCGAGGCACCGGATCTGGATCTGGTGGTGGAGGGCGATCCGCTGGCGCTCTGCCGGCAGCTGGGGCGGCGCCATGGGGGCAGCAGTGTGGTGCTGGATGCCGAGCGCTCGATGGCGCGGCTGGTCATCGGCGGCTGGAGCATCGATCTCGCCCGCCGCGATGGCCCGAGCCTGGAGGCCGATCTGCATCGGCGCGACTACACGATCAATGCCATGGCGCTGCCCCTGGCGGATCGCCGGCAACTGGTGGATCCCCTGGATGGCCTCACCCACCTGCAGACGATGCAGCTGGTGGCCGTGGCGGAGGCCAACCTGCTCGACGACCCCCTCCGCCTGTTGCGGGGACTACGGCTAGCAGGCCAGTTGGGCTTTGAGCTGGAGCCGACCACAGCAGGGTGGATCGGCCAGCACGCCAACGCGATAGCCCCAGTGGCGGGCGAACGGGTGCTGGCTGAGCTGGAGAAACTCGCGGCCGCACCTGGCGGCGAACCGTGGCTGGCGCGCTGCCTGGAGCTGGGCCTGTTGGCCCCCTGGCGGCACAGCGCCTGGAGCGGTGATGAAGTCCAGCGGCTGATGCGTTGCAGCACACATGCCGCACAGCAGTTGGGCTGGAGCGAGGCGGAGCTCAGCAGCTTCCTGCCACTGGCACGACTGGCCAACGTGGTGGATGCCGAGGCGTTAGAGCGACTGCGCAGCAGCCGCAAGCTGCAAAAGCAGGTGCAGATCCTGCGCCGCTGGCAAGAGCAGCTGGGGGGAGCCGAACCAGCGATCCGGGTAACCACACAACCGCAACCCGAACGGCTGCAGCTCCATCGCGATCTCGAGGAGATCCTGCCGGCGCTGCTGCTGGACTGGCCCACCGATGTGGCCCGCACCTGGTTGGGGCGGTGGCGCGATGAGAGCGATCGGCTGTTTCATCCCAGGCCCCCCATCGACGGGCTGAGCCTGCAGCGGGAGCTGAAGATCCCGCCATCGCCGGCGTTGGGAGAGCTGTTGCTGTATCTGATGCAAGAACAAGCCTTTGGGCGCCTGCACAACCGCGAGGAGGCATTGGAGCTGGCCCAGCGCTGGCTCACTTGCGCACAACGTGCTGGCGAAAGGGCACCTCGCCGTGATTAA
- a CDS encoding phytoene synthase produces MSLVAAPTLIPSLEEAYEACRQETAEWAKTFYLGTLLMPPAKRRAIWAIYVWCRRTDELMDSPEAMTRPEAELALRLDAWERRTRELFAGTVRDGLDRVMADTIERYPQPIQPYLDMIEGMRMDLTTHRYATFEQLKLYCYRVAGTVGLMTQEVMGIDPAYTSAPWSHPPDTSEAAVALGIANQLTNILRDVGEDRGRGRIYLPQEDLERFGYSEEELMAGTLNDSWRELMRFQLQRARDWFARSEAGVRWLAPDARWPVWASLRLYRGILDVIEELDYDVFNHRAYVPTSGKFLDLPRSFVIAQAR; encoded by the coding sequence GTGTCCTTGGTTGCTGCGCCAACGCTGATCCCTTCTCTTGAGGAGGCCTATGAGGCCTGCCGCCAGGAAACTGCTGAGTGGGCCAAAACCTTCTATCTCGGCACATTGCTGATGCCTCCGGCCAAGCGCCGGGCGATCTGGGCGATCTACGTGTGGTGTCGCCGCACCGATGAGCTGATGGACAGCCCCGAGGCGATGACCCGCCCGGAGGCTGAGCTGGCTCTACGGCTGGATGCTTGGGAACGGCGCACGCGTGAGTTGTTCGCTGGCACCGTGCGCGATGGTCTGGATCGGGTCATGGCCGACACGATTGAGCGCTACCCCCAGCCGATCCAGCCCTATCTCGACATGATCGAGGGCATGCGCATGGATCTCACCACCCATCGCTATGCCACGTTTGAGCAGTTGAAGCTGTACTGCTACCGCGTGGCCGGCACGGTGGGCCTCATGACCCAGGAAGTGATGGGGATTGATCCGGCTTACACCTCGGCCCCCTGGAGCCATCCGCCGGATACCAGTGAAGCCGCTGTGGCCCTTGGCATTGCCAATCAGCTCACCAACATCTTGCGCGATGTGGGTGAAGACCGCGGCCGCGGTCGCATCTATTTGCCTCAGGAAGATCTGGAGCGTTTCGGTTACAGCGAAGAGGAGCTGATGGCAGGCACCCTCAACGACAGCTGGCGGGAGCTGATGCGTTTCCAGCTTCAGCGCGCGCGTGATTGGTTCGCGCGATCCGAAGCCGGTGTGCGTTGGTTGGCGCCTGATGCCCGTTGGCCGGTGTGGGCTTCCTTGCGTCTTTATCGCGGCATTCTCGATGTGATTGAGGAGCTCGATTACGACGTGTTCAATCACCGTGCCTACGTGCCCACATCCGGCAAGTTTCTGGATTTGCCCCGTTCGTTTGTGATCGCTCAGGCGCGTTAA
- a CDS encoding NnrU family protein encodes MLALLLGFAVIHSGGASLRYWGVERIGERAWRLLFAGVSIPSAVVVIGYFLAHRYDGIRLWNLQDQPWIIPLVWIGTAISFLFLYPATYNLLEIPAVLKPQVRMYATGIIRISRHPQAIGQILWCCTHLLWIGSSFMVATCAGLIAHHLFAIWNGDRRLANRFGAAFEELRASTSVIPFRAVLDGRQQLQLAEFLRPAQLGIAIAVGVFWWAHRFIGSGATAFSRTGLAHWLG; translated from the coding sequence ATGCTGGCGTTATTGCTGGGCTTTGCCGTGATCCACAGCGGCGGCGCCTCCCTGCGCTACTGGGGGGTGGAGCGCATCGGTGAACGGGCCTGGCGCCTGCTGTTTGCTGGGGTGAGCATCCCCTCGGCCGTTGTGGTGATCGGCTACTTCCTGGCCCACCGCTACGACGGCATCCGGCTCTGGAATCTGCAGGACCAGCCCTGGATCATTCCGCTGGTGTGGATCGGCACCGCCATCAGCTTCCTGTTTCTCTACCCAGCCACCTACAACCTGCTGGAGATCCCAGCGGTGCTCAAGCCCCAGGTGCGGATGTATGCCACCGGCATCATCCGCATCAGCCGCCATCCCCAGGCAATCGGGCAGATCCTCTGGTGCTGCACCCATCTGCTCTGGATCGGCAGCAGCTTCATGGTGGCCACCTGCGCAGGCCTGATTGCCCATCACCTGTTCGCGATTTGGAACGGAGATCGCCGCCTGGCCAACCGCTTCGGAGCGGCCTTCGAAGAGCTGCGTGCCAGCACCTCCGTGATCCCGTTTCGCGCCGTGCTCGATGGCCGCCAACAGCTGCAGCTGGCTGAATTCCTGCGGCCCGCCCAGCTGGGAATTGCCATCGCCGTTGGTGTGTTCTGGTGGGCCCATCGCTTCATCGGCAGCGGTGCCACAGCCTTCAGCCGCACCGGGCTGGCCCATTGGCTGGGATAA
- a CDS encoding RNA-binding protein yields the protein MSVRLYVGNLPQSFDAKELDALFASVGEGIRFKAVQDRETGAGRGFGFANVDDEKVADAVIEQLNGREFAGNALRIERSERRDERRGNDRRPGGAPGTPAVARKAVNKVVHRDSVEEGAPDPRWAGELAKLKNLLDNQKAAV from the coding sequence ATGAGCGTTCGTCTGTACGTCGGCAACCTGCCCCAAAGCTTTGATGCCAAGGAGCTCGACGCTCTGTTCGCCAGCGTGGGTGAAGGAATTCGCTTCAAGGCCGTTCAAGATCGTGAAACCGGCGCCGGCCGTGGCTTCGGCTTCGCCAACGTCGACGACGAGAAAGTGGCAGATGCGGTGATCGAGCAGCTGAACGGCCGTGAATTCGCCGGCAACGCCCTGCGCATCGAGCGCTCCGAGCGCCGCGATGAGCGCCGTGGCAACGATCGTCGCCCCGGTGGTGCCCCCGGCACCCCCGCCGTGGCGCGCAAAGCGGTGAACAAAGTGGTGCACCGCGATTCCGTGGAGGAGGGTGCTCCCGATCCCCGCTGGGCCGGTGAGCTGGCCAAGCTCAAGAACCTGCTCGACAACCAGAAAGCTGCGGTCTGA
- a CDS encoding alpha/beta fold hydrolase yields the protein MEEQCWNWRGFSISYTCLEDQANGSSSGRAILCVHGFGASKGHWRHNLQPLSTGATVYAIDLLGFGNSSKPISCLSGEALIPGGVRYGFDLWAEQLRDFCLEVIGIDRDVQLQLVGNSIGGVVALNAARLLQEIHKAPQQVILIDCAQRELDLKRLDTQPWPARLTRPLLMAVVRQRWLINSLFQVLARPGFVRGVLRQAYPSGRHVDQELVDLLLRPSQQPGATESFRGFVNLFDDWLAPQLLEQLNGPVRLLWGAQDPWEPVEEARRWQQTYACVEELAILEGLGHCPHDEAPEQVNPILLNWLEKSWR from the coding sequence ATGGAGGAGCAGTGCTGGAACTGGCGCGGCTTCTCCATCAGCTACACCTGCCTTGAAGATCAAGCGAACGGCTCGTCCTCTGGTAGAGCCATTCTTTGTGTGCATGGCTTTGGCGCCTCTAAAGGTCACTGGCGCCACAACCTGCAGCCTTTAAGCACTGGGGCCACGGTGTATGCCATCGACCTCCTGGGCTTTGGAAACAGCAGCAAACCGATCTCCTGCCTCAGCGGTGAAGCGCTGATCCCAGGAGGCGTTCGCTACGGCTTTGATCTCTGGGCCGAGCAACTGCGTGACTTCTGCCTGGAGGTGATCGGAATCGATCGGGATGTTCAGCTGCAGTTGGTGGGCAACTCGATCGGTGGTGTGGTGGCCCTCAATGCTGCACGCCTACTGCAGGAGATTCACAAGGCACCGCAGCAGGTGATCCTGATCGACTGCGCCCAGCGGGAGCTGGATCTCAAACGGCTCGACACGCAGCCCTGGCCGGCACGCCTCACCCGCCCACTGTTGATGGCGGTGGTGCGGCAGCGTTGGCTGATCAACAGCCTGTTTCAAGTGCTGGCCCGCCCAGGCTTTGTGCGGGGTGTCCTGCGCCAGGCCTATCCAAGCGGCCGCCATGTGGATCAGGAGCTGGTGGATCTCCTGCTGCGCCCCAGCCAACAACCGGGCGCAACAGAAAGCTTTCGCGGCTTTGTGAATCTGTTCGATGACTGGCTAGCGCCTCAGCTGCTGGAACAACTGAATGGCCCGGTGCGTTTGTTGTGGGGTGCCCAGGATCCCTGGGAACCGGTGGAGGAAGCCCGGCGCTGGCAACAGACCTATGCCTGCGTTGAGGAACTCGCCATTCTCGAAGGCCTCGGCCACTGCCCCCATGACGAAGCACCTGAGCAGGTGAATCCGATCCTGCTGAACTGGCTTGAAAAGAGCTGGCGTTAA
- the pds gene encoding 15-cis-phytoene desaturase — MRVAIAGAGLAGLACAKYLCDAGHTPVVVEARDVLGGKVAAWQDEDGDWYETGLHIFFGAYRNMRQLFKELNIEDRLQWKSHSMIFNQKETPGTYSRFDFPDIPAPFNGVAAILGNNDMLTWPEKISFGLGLVPAMLRGQQYVEECDQYSWTEWLKLHNIPERVNDEVFIAMAKALNFIDPDEISSTVVLTALNRFLQEGDGSKMAFLDGNPPQRLCQPIVDYVTERGGEVHLDSPLREIELNADGSVSGFRIGGIKGKEGYTLQADAYVSALPVDPFKLLLPEPWKEMPYFKKLDGLNGVPVINIHLWFDRKLTEIDHLLFSRSPLLSVYADMSNTCKEYEDPERSMLELVFAPAKDWIGRSDEDIVAATMEELKRLFPMHFTGDNQAQLRKSIVVKTPLSVYKTVPGCQQLRPDQTSPIPNFFLAGDYTMQRYLASMEGAVLSGKLCAQAVATAPVAVAA; from the coding sequence ATGCGCGTCGCCATCGCTGGTGCTGGTCTGGCCGGTCTGGCCTGTGCCAAGTACCTCTGCGACGCCGGTCACACCCCGGTGGTGGTCGAAGCCCGCGACGTGCTTGGCGGCAAGGTGGCGGCCTGGCAAGACGAAGACGGCGACTGGTACGAAACCGGTTTGCATATTTTCTTCGGCGCCTACCGCAACATGCGGCAGCTCTTCAAGGAGCTGAACATCGAAGACCGGCTCCAGTGGAAGAGCCATTCGATGATCTTTAACCAGAAGGAAACGCCGGGCACCTACAGCCGATTCGACTTCCCCGATATCCCGGCACCGTTCAACGGTGTGGCAGCGATTCTGGGGAATAACGACATGCTCACCTGGCCGGAGAAAATCTCCTTCGGCCTGGGCCTGGTGCCGGCAATGCTGCGCGGCCAGCAATACGTGGAAGAGTGCGATCAATACTCCTGGACGGAGTGGTTGAAGCTGCACAACATCCCCGAGCGCGTGAACGATGAGGTGTTCATCGCCATGGCCAAGGCGTTGAACTTCATCGATCCCGATGAGATCTCCAGCACCGTGGTGCTCACCGCCCTGAACCGCTTCTTGCAGGAGGGCGACGGCTCCAAAATGGCGTTCCTTGATGGCAACCCGCCTCAGCGCCTGTGCCAGCCGATCGTGGATTACGTCACCGAGCGTGGCGGCGAAGTGCATCTCGATTCACCCCTGCGGGAGATCGAGCTCAATGCCGATGGCAGCGTTAGCGGCTTCCGAATCGGTGGCATCAAGGGCAAAGAGGGTTACACCCTGCAGGCCGATGCTTACGTGAGCGCCCTGCCGGTGGATCCGTTCAAGCTGCTGCTGCCGGAGCCCTGGAAGGAGATGCCCTACTTCAAGAAGCTCGACGGCCTCAACGGTGTGCCCGTGATCAACATTCACCTTTGGTTTGATCGCAAGCTCACCGAGATCGATCACCTGCTGTTCAGCCGTAGCCCCCTGCTCAGCGTGTATGCCGACATGAGCAACACCTGCAAGGAATACGAAGATCCCGAGCGCTCCATGCTTGAGCTGGTGTTCGCGCCCGCCAAAGACTGGATTGGCCGCAGCGATGAAGACATCGTGGCCGCCACGATGGAAGAGCTGAAGCGCTTGTTCCCGATGCACTTCACTGGCGATAACCAAGCGCAGCTCCGGAAGTCGATCGTGGTGAAAACGCCCTTGTCGGTGTACAAAACCGTGCCCGGTTGCCAGCAGCTGCGCCCGGATCAAACATCCCCGATTCCCAACTTCTTCCTCGCTGGCGACTACACCATGCAGCGCTATCTCGCTTCCATGGAAGGTGCTGTGCTCAGCGGCAAGCTGTGTGCCCAGGCCGTCGCGACTGCGCCCGTGGCGGTCGCGGCCTGA
- a CDS encoding LysR family transcriptional regulator gives MADLPFTLDQLRILRAIASEGSFKKAADSLYVTQPAVSLQIQNLEKQLNVSLFDRGGRKAQLTEAGHLLLSYCDRILSQCQEACRALDDLHNLKGGSLIVGASQTTGTYLMPRMIGLFRQKYPEVAVQLQVHSTRRTGWSVANGQIDLAIIGGELPTELNELLQVVPYASDELALVLPTKHPLARLAELSKDDLYRLGFVCLDAQSTTRKMVDQLLARSGLDVSRLKIEMELNSFEAIKNAVQSGLGAAFLPVVSIERELAAGSLHRPALADLSVRRQLKLISHPSRYCSRAADAFRKEVLPVFASPDSPLRRPLMQNQAAGSEPGGDDQN, from the coding sequence ATGGCTGATCTGCCCTTCACCCTTGATCAGCTGCGCATCCTGCGGGCGATTGCTAGCGAGGGCAGCTTCAAGAAGGCGGCCGACAGCCTCTATGTCACGCAGCCTGCGGTCAGCCTCCAGATCCAGAACCTGGAGAAGCAGCTCAACGTGTCGCTGTTTGACCGGGGCGGGCGCAAGGCGCAGCTCACTGAGGCCGGCCATCTGCTGCTCAGCTACTGCGACCGGATCCTGAGCCAGTGTCAGGAGGCCTGCCGGGCCCTCGACGATCTCCACAACCTCAAGGGCGGCTCGCTGATCGTGGGCGCCAGCCAGACCACCGGCACTTATTTGATGCCGCGGATGATCGGGCTGTTTCGCCAGAAATACCCCGAGGTGGCGGTGCAGCTGCAGGTGCACAGCACCCGCCGCACCGGTTGGAGCGTGGCCAATGGCCAGATCGACCTGGCGATCATCGGTGGGGAGCTCCCCACCGAATTGAACGAGTTGCTGCAGGTGGTGCCCTATGCCAGTGATGAGCTGGCGCTGGTGCTGCCCACCAAGCATCCCCTGGCCCGCTTAGCCGAGCTCAGCAAAGACGATCTCTACCGGCTGGGTTTTGTCTGCCTGGACGCCCAATCCACGACCCGCAAGATGGTGGACCAGCTGCTGGCCCGTTCCGGTCTGGATGTGTCGCGGCTGAAGATTGAGATGGAACTCAATTCCTTTGAGGCCATCAAAAACGCTGTTCAGAGTGGTTTGGGTGCAGCGTTCCTGCCCGTGGTGTCGATCGAGCGGGAGCTGGCGGCTGGAAGCCTGCATCGACCAGCCCTGGCGGATCTCTCGGTGCGGCGGCAGCTGAAGCTGATCAGCCATCCCTCGCGTTACTGCTCAAGGGCTGCGGATGCCTTCCGCAAAGAGGTGCTGCCGGTGTTCGCGAGCCCCGATAGCCCCCTGCGCCGGCCCCTGATGCAGAACCAGGCGGCCGGCTCAGAGCCCGGCGGCGACGATCAGAACTGA